One window of Verrucomicrobiia bacterium genomic DNA carries:
- a CDS encoding dockerin type I repeat-containing protein, whose amino-acid sequence MYLSGTDTQNMWDFVTIKYSPLPAIKGDLNLDGVMTLADVVLMLNFVFNGTPFAAAPTAGDLNCDGKISPADVVIMLQIFFLSVPAPC is encoded by the coding sequence ATGTATCTGTCTGGAACAGACACCCAAAACATGTGGGACTTTGTCACCATCAAATATTCTCCTCTTCCCGCTATCAAAGGGGATTTGAATTTGGACGGGGTAATGACATTGGCGGATGTGGTTTTGATGTTGAATTTTGTGTTTAATGGAACCCCGTTTGCGGCGGCGCCAACGGCCGGGGATTTGAACTGCGACGGCAAAATTTCCCCGGCGGATGTAGTGATTATGCTGCAGATTTTCTTTCTTTCGGTTCCTGCGCCCTGTTAG